The proteins below are encoded in one region of Hordeum vulgare subsp. vulgare chromosome 3H, MorexV3_pseudomolecules_assembly, whole genome shotgun sequence:
- the LOC123439790 gene encoding uncharacterized protein LOC123439790 has translation MDLSVTLALSSPTEHGEQLRRRQHSLSELTYSRDDDTKLETTRARLLGVLKRHEDLKERLSRYSFLCSFLFYYFPSKLMD, from the exons ATGGACCTCTCCGTCACGCTGGCCCTGAGCTCCCCCACGGAG CACGGGGAGCAGTTGAGGCGGCGGCAGCACTCGTTATCGGAACTG ACTTATTCAAGAGACGACGACACGAAACTCGAGACCACGCGTGCACGGC TGTTGGGTGTTCTCAAAAGGCATGAAGATCTGAAAGAGCGTCTCTCGCGGTACTCCTTTCTctgctcttttttattttattattttccgTCCAAGCTTATGGATTGA